In Rhodococcus rhodochrous, a single genomic region encodes these proteins:
- a CDS encoding HNH endonuclease, whose product MASRTTRPRDSAIKRLYALSMNRCAFPGCTTQIVETTTGTVVSEVCHINAHSVGGPRYDAGQTDEERQGFDNLIIMCKVHHAVIDDENNLDRFTAEYLHNLKREHETAARQAPRPPEPEGLLAALQLSATLYESGSTHMDFRNAIFKVGGEGGYAGGGGGNGGVLTIVGVSRLPEGVEVDLDGGYGQWPGGAGGGGGVLRFQGRPVSIDDITSGLAVRAFFTADAARVAEGLLFTHGSSPSYFAVDHLPATIVTAWIAVVDFGSIAANTLLQLRVEADSEEGDTEADGTLDAEVPDWDDAIVRRSLVGRVSLTVSRPGIVNLRLTSGEVCLAEFPIEVRRRS is encoded by the coding sequence ATGGCCAGCAGAACCACCCGTCCACGGGACTCGGCGATCAAGAGGCTCTATGCCCTGTCGATGAATCGCTGCGCGTTTCCCGGATGCACTACTCAGATCGTCGAGACCACTACTGGGACGGTCGTCTCCGAGGTATGTCACATCAATGCTCACAGCGTCGGCGGACCTCGGTACGACGCGGGTCAAACCGATGAAGAACGTCAGGGGTTCGACAACCTGATCATCATGTGCAAGGTGCATCATGCGGTCATCGACGATGAGAACAATCTCGATAGGTTCACCGCCGAGTACCTACACAACCTGAAGCGTGAACACGAAACAGCAGCCCGGCAGGCCCCCCGACCGCCTGAGCCCGAAGGTCTCCTGGCCGCACTTCAGCTCTCGGCCACCTTGTACGAATCCGGCTCCACGCACATGGATTTCCGCAACGCGATCTTCAAGGTCGGCGGTGAGGGCGGGTACGCCGGGGGTGGTGGAGGCAACGGCGGAGTACTGACCATTGTGGGAGTTTCCAGGCTCCCAGAGGGTGTCGAGGTCGATCTCGATGGCGGATACGGTCAGTGGCCCGGTGGGGCAGGCGGCGGAGGAGGGGTCCTTCGGTTCCAAGGTCGGCCCGTCAGCATCGACGACATTACTTCCGGTCTAGCAGTCCGAGCGTTCTTTACGGCAGATGCCGCCCGTGTTGCCGAAGGTCTCTTGTTCACTCACGGCTCCAGCCCTTCATACTTCGCCGTGGATCACCTTCCAGCCACAATCGTTACCGCATGGATCGCCGTGGTGGATTTCGGTTCCATTGCTGCGAACACCCTGCTCCAGTTGCGCGTCGAGGCCGACTCCGAGGAAGGTGACACTGAGGCCGATGGCACTCTCGACGCCGAGGTTCCCGATTGGGACGACGCGATTGTCAGGCGGTCTCTGGTGGGGCGAGTGTCCTTGACCGTCAGCCGGCCTGGGATCGTAAATCTGCGGCTGACCTCCGGAGAGGTTTGCTTGGCGGAGTTCCCGATCGAAGTGCGGCGTCGATCCTGA
- a CDS encoding Fic family protein: protein MADVRRHYWEPDLTSGLVARDRRGGTYETYQPDLLVTRAVVLPPEVTARAAVTEREIRSLSTGSGAAGLAALSRLLLRSEAIASSMIEGIAPSPQQVALAELAQSEDVRGFSAQARLVANNITILRRASSELVSTEAVTVGDIESLHAALLPDERHHGLRRVQNWIGGSNWHPLDAEFVPPTPELVPGLMEDLVAYLNGGLHGPLVQAGLIHAQFETIHPFTDGNGRVGRALIHTVLARRGLSPDAVLPISLVLATLSERYVDGLTAYRYLGEAIAPEAIEGISLWLSLFIEAAHIATEQARRLADDVAELQSAWSERLTAFRASRGLRPEPRAGSATSRLLDRLPEAPVLTARTVERILEVSFPAARGSLEELAEAGILSRKSVERGTTGYIAREILDLVGLAERRLASTRFDTRISPPHGRAPAAPRGK from the coding sequence ATGGCCGACGTCCGAAGGCACTACTGGGAGCCCGACCTCACATCGGGCCTGGTGGCGCGCGATCGCCGCGGCGGTACCTACGAGACCTACCAGCCGGACCTCCTCGTCACCCGCGCGGTGGTGTTACCCCCGGAAGTAACCGCACGAGCCGCGGTCACAGAGCGAGAGATCCGCAGTCTCAGCACCGGGTCGGGCGCGGCCGGCTTGGCAGCTCTGTCTCGTTTGCTCCTGCGGTCCGAGGCGATCGCAAGTTCGATGATCGAAGGAATCGCACCGTCACCCCAGCAAGTGGCATTGGCCGAATTGGCCCAGAGCGAAGACGTGCGCGGATTCAGTGCACAAGCACGGCTCGTCGCAAACAACATCACGATCCTTCGCCGCGCCTCGAGCGAACTCGTCTCCACAGAGGCAGTGACAGTCGGCGACATCGAATCGCTCCACGCCGCACTCCTACCCGATGAACGGCATCACGGATTACGTCGAGTCCAGAACTGGATCGGCGGCTCGAACTGGCATCCACTGGATGCCGAGTTCGTTCCTCCGACTCCCGAACTGGTGCCAGGCCTCATGGAGGATCTCGTCGCGTACCTGAACGGCGGGCTTCACGGACCGTTGGTGCAGGCGGGTCTGATCCACGCCCAGTTCGAAACGATCCACCCGTTCACCGACGGCAACGGCCGGGTCGGACGCGCGTTGATCCACACCGTTCTCGCGCGGCGCGGACTTTCACCCGACGCCGTGCTCCCGATCAGTTTGGTGCTGGCCACCCTCAGCGAACGGTACGTCGACGGTCTCACCGCGTACCGATACCTCGGTGAAGCCATCGCGCCCGAGGCGATCGAGGGTATCTCCCTGTGGTTGAGCCTTTTCATCGAAGCCGCCCACATCGCGACCGAGCAGGCGCGAAGGTTGGCCGACGACGTGGCAGAGCTTCAATCGGCATGGTCCGAACGGTTGACCGCATTCCGGGCCAGTCGGGGATTGCGTCCCGAACCGCGTGCAGGTTCTGCGACCTCGCGACTTCTGGATCGTCTCCCTGAAGCCCCGGTTCTGACGGCGAGAACGGTGGAGAGAATTCTTGAAGTCTCGTTTCCGGCGGCACGGGGTTCTCTGGAGGAACTCGCCGAAGCCGGCATCCTCTCTCGTAAGAGCGTCGAGCGCGGTACCACCGGATACATTGCGCGGGAGATCCTCGACTTGGTGGGACTGGCCGAACGTCGACTCGCCAGCACCCGTTTCGACACGCGAATCTCGCCACCTCACGGTCGCGCGCCGGCGGCTCCCCGCGGGAAGTAG
- a CDS encoding DEAD/DEAH box helicase family protein: protein MAGNFDFLQAEWPQLHAEAKKAERDALFDPRTTCFYARRTVELVVKWLYRVEEIQVPYKSDLAARLHDPVFKTVVPPQVLPKMNLIREYGNKAVHEAKPVSQDVGRRVLAELFHILSWLARTYATQPSSKPAPTAQFDPARLPKPGGGAVVAKSLAQLKKLEDQLAEKDQQLEDAEEQRRLLIEQLEGRNAEIEAKELVTKNLEELVAQLQQQVAAAQAAARAVPDTHDYDEAQTRRDIIDLLLAEAGWSDDRVGKEVPVTGMPDGKNGFVDYVLWSADGLPLAVVEAKRTSMDAVAGQQQARLYADRLEAQYGQRPIIYYTNGFETYIWDDLHYAPRPIEGFHTRDELALEMQRRRTRKPLASIEIPKHIAGRPYQEAALRQVTEHFENDRERAALLVMATGSGKTRTVIALTDMLMRANWVKRVLFLADRVALVKQAVNAFKTHLPDSAPVNLLTDKNTEGRVYVATYPTMMGLINEMEDGKRRFGPGHFDLVVIDEAHRSVYQKYRRIFEYFDSLLLGLTATPKDEVDYNTYKLFNLETGVPTGNYELDDAIADGYLVPPRAVTVPLAFPLKGIKRSELSEEERQRWESTDWGDDADEDELPDAVAAEAVNKWLFNTDTVDKALEVLMTRGHKVSGGDRLGKTIIFAKNQKHAQFIADRFDHNYPQYKGSFARVITHVVSHGQDLIDKFSQPDQEPHIAISVDMLDTGIDVPEVVNLVFFKPVRSKSKFWQMVGRGTRLRPDLYGPGQDKEDFFIFDLCGNFEFFDQYPDASEGAMTRPLSARLFEARTEMLVALEKSAGYPALRTETADRLHRTVLGMNTENFLVRPRRREVEKYSDRTAWDSLNEQKAAEIVESLADLPTAVRDSDEMAKRFDLVILRGQLSVLYGDGALPKYETPVREIADGLLEQLSIPKVAAKETLLREVASDEWWEDITPPMLEHARKELRSLVGLLEKKKRTIVYTDFQDTLGEVVERDMPELRSGTDTDRFNAKVRDYLRYQPDNLALQKLRSGKALTEADLASLEELLVRSGAGEKEDLERAVENAKGLGRFVRSLVGLDKQAVQQAFADFLEGRTATASQIDFVNLIVAHLTKHGAMDPGLLYEPPFTDYAPQGPDQVFEPEQALRLVQTIRAVNDSADVRTA from the coding sequence ATGGCGGGGAACTTCGACTTCCTTCAGGCCGAGTGGCCACAGCTGCACGCCGAGGCGAAGAAGGCCGAGCGCGACGCCCTGTTCGACCCTCGCACCACCTGTTTCTACGCACGCCGCACCGTCGAACTCGTCGTCAAGTGGCTGTACCGAGTCGAAGAGATCCAGGTCCCCTACAAGAGCGATCTCGCAGCTCGCCTGCACGACCCGGTCTTCAAGACGGTCGTTCCTCCGCAGGTGCTTCCGAAGATGAATCTGATCCGGGAGTACGGCAACAAGGCCGTTCACGAAGCTAAGCCGGTTTCGCAGGATGTCGGTCGCCGAGTACTCGCCGAGCTCTTCCACATCCTGTCGTGGCTCGCGCGCACCTATGCCACTCAGCCCAGCAGCAAACCGGCCCCGACCGCGCAGTTCGACCCGGCACGACTCCCCAAGCCCGGCGGTGGGGCAGTGGTGGCGAAGTCACTGGCGCAACTCAAGAAACTCGAAGACCAGCTCGCCGAGAAAGACCAGCAGCTCGAGGACGCCGAAGAGCAGCGTCGCCTGCTCATCGAACAGCTCGAAGGGCGCAACGCCGAGATCGAGGCGAAAGAACTCGTCACCAAGAACCTCGAAGAGCTCGTCGCGCAGCTTCAGCAGCAGGTTGCCGCAGCGCAGGCGGCGGCCCGTGCGGTACCCGACACCCACGACTACGACGAAGCGCAGACCCGCCGCGACATCATCGATCTGCTCTTGGCCGAGGCCGGATGGTCGGACGACAGGGTGGGCAAGGAAGTGCCCGTCACCGGCATGCCCGACGGCAAGAACGGATTCGTCGACTACGTGCTGTGGAGCGCGGACGGCCTGCCCCTGGCTGTCGTGGAAGCCAAGCGCACGTCGATGGACGCTGTCGCGGGGCAGCAGCAGGCCAGGCTGTATGCCGACAGGCTCGAAGCGCAGTACGGCCAGCGCCCGATCATCTACTACACCAACGGGTTCGAAACCTACATCTGGGACGACCTGCACTACGCCCCTCGTCCGATCGAGGGTTTTCACACGCGCGACGAGTTGGCGCTCGAGATGCAACGCCGTCGCACCCGTAAACCGCTCGCGTCCATCGAAATCCCCAAGCACATCGCCGGCCGCCCCTACCAGGAAGCGGCGTTACGGCAGGTGACCGAACACTTCGAGAACGACCGCGAGCGTGCGGCGCTGCTCGTCATGGCGACCGGCTCGGGCAAGACACGTACGGTCATCGCGCTCACCGACATGCTCATGCGCGCCAATTGGGTCAAGCGGGTGCTGTTCCTCGCCGACCGCGTTGCTCTCGTCAAGCAGGCCGTGAACGCTTTCAAAACCCACCTACCCGACTCGGCTCCCGTCAACCTGCTCACCGACAAGAACACCGAAGGTCGCGTCTACGTCGCGACCTATCCCACGATGATGGGCCTGATCAACGAAATGGAGGATGGCAAGCGGCGCTTCGGCCCAGGGCATTTCGACCTCGTCGTGATCGATGAGGCGCACCGCTCGGTGTACCAGAAGTACCGCCGCATCTTCGAGTACTTCGACTCGCTTCTTCTCGGACTCACTGCCACTCCCAAGGACGAGGTCGACTACAACACCTACAAGTTGTTCAACCTCGAAACCGGCGTTCCCACAGGAAACTACGAACTCGACGATGCCATCGCCGACGGCTATCTCGTCCCGCCGCGTGCCGTGACGGTACCGCTCGCGTTTCCTTTGAAGGGGATCAAGCGCAGTGAACTGTCCGAAGAAGAACGCCAGCGGTGGGAGTCCACCGACTGGGGTGACGACGCGGACGAGGACGAACTGCCGGACGCAGTAGCCGCCGAAGCGGTCAACAAGTGGCTGTTCAACACCGACACCGTCGACAAGGCACTCGAAGTGCTGATGACCCGCGGGCACAAAGTTTCTGGTGGAGACCGACTCGGGAAGACGATCATCTTCGCGAAGAACCAGAAGCACGCCCAGTTCATCGCCGACCGATTCGACCACAACTACCCGCAGTACAAAGGCAGCTTCGCGCGGGTCATCACCCACGTGGTCTCCCACGGCCAGGACCTGATCGACAAGTTCTCGCAGCCCGACCAAGAGCCCCACATCGCCATCTCGGTCGACATGCTCGACACCGGCATCGACGTCCCCGAAGTGGTGAACCTCGTCTTCTTCAAACCCGTCCGCTCGAAGTCGAAGTTCTGGCAGATGGTCGGCCGTGGCACACGTCTGCGCCCCGATCTCTACGGACCTGGCCAGGACAAGGAAGACTTCTTCATTTTCGACCTGTGCGGCAACTTCGAGTTCTTCGATCAGTACCCTGACGCTTCCGAAGGTGCCATGACGCGTCCTTTGTCGGCGCGGCTGTTCGAAGCACGAACGGAAATGCTCGTCGCACTCGAGAAGTCCGCGGGCTATCCGGCCCTGCGGACCGAGACGGCCGACCGGCTCCACCGCACGGTCCTCGGCATGAACACCGAGAATTTCTTGGTGCGGCCCCGGCGCCGCGAGGTCGAGAAGTACTCGGATCGCACCGCGTGGGATTCGCTGAACGAGCAGAAGGCGGCGGAGATCGTCGAATCGCTGGCCGATCTGCCTACTGCAGTCCGTGACAGCGACGAGATGGCCAAGCGGTTCGACCTCGTCATCCTGCGAGGACAACTTTCGGTGCTCTACGGCGATGGTGCTCTGCCGAAGTACGAGACACCCGTCCGGGAGATCGCCGACGGACTGCTCGAGCAGTTGTCCATCCCCAAGGTGGCCGCCAAGGAGACGCTGCTCCGCGAAGTGGCTTCCGACGAATGGTGGGAGGACATCACCCCGCCGATGCTCGAACACGCCCGCAAAGAACTGCGGTCGCTCGTCGGTCTCTTGGAGAAGAAGAAGCGCACGATCGTCTACACGGACTTCCAGGACACCCTCGGTGAGGTTGTGGAACGCGATATGCCCGAGTTGCGATCCGGGACCGATACCGATCGTTTCAACGCCAAGGTGCGCGACTACCTCCGCTACCAGCCCGACAATCTGGCGTTGCAGAAACTGCGATCGGGTAAGGCCCTCACCGAAGCGGATCTGGCGTCCCTCGAGGAACTGCTCGTCCGCAGCGGTGCGGGGGAGAAGGAGGACCTCGAGCGTGCCGTGGAGAACGCGAAGGGCCTCGGTCGCTTCGTGCGGTCGCTGGTGGGGCTCGACAAGCAGGCCGTGCAACAGGCCTTCGCCGATTTCCTGGAAGGCCGGACGGCCACGGCCAGCCAGATCGATTTCGTCAACCTGATCGTCGCGCACCTTACGAAGCACGGTGCGATGGATCCGGGTCTGCTGTACGAGCCGCCGTTCACCGACTACGCGCCGCAGGGACCGGACCAGGTCTTCGAACCCGAACAGGCGCTGCGTCTCGTCCAGACCATCCGCGCGGTCAACGATTCTGCGGACGTGCGGACCGCATAA
- a CDS encoding TerD family protein: MVAVSKGSKTDLTDVRYEIELDVATHGVVDAMVVLLADNGRVRNDDDFVFFNNPKAPGVHLTSDVSVTVDLSEVPANVQRVLVAASTEAQGRSFGDVPGVRARVRGASQLLEFVPPGLATETVLQVVALYRRGDGWRLDAVGQGYQEGLAAFATDHGIVVDDSGDDSDVAAPTPAPAPKAAPATSPISFEKVQLSLTKDSPTQTARIDLRKSQGDPNWVLTVGLEWDGRGATYDRNGKVKKYGTGDLDVYFYCRNEDTNEYVVISGDPGHRGSLDTWPHIHHYGDSQGPGRGKKPAVEQVRVLPNENGDLLVNIYQSVDNGAGAIDKFGKPRVAIRYGRAGRDGLPGPDADEILVYVGNGKNSYWATVAHIDVQDGVLTVDGETRYSRFGSERMPGLDSSSTWVRTPKGGPTGRSKKRNNGLGLDRYSGMCPK, encoded by the coding sequence GTGGTTGCAGTATCGAAAGGGTCGAAGACCGATCTCACCGATGTCCGGTACGAGATCGAACTGGACGTCGCCACACACGGCGTGGTCGACGCGATGGTGGTCCTGCTCGCCGACAACGGGAGAGTGCGCAACGACGACGATTTCGTCTTCTTCAACAATCCGAAAGCGCCGGGCGTCCACCTCACCTCCGACGTATCTGTCACCGTCGACCTGTCGGAGGTGCCGGCGAATGTGCAGCGGGTTCTCGTCGCCGCAAGTACCGAAGCGCAAGGACGAAGCTTCGGGGACGTTCCGGGTGTGAGGGCGCGGGTGCGCGGAGCGAGCCAGCTGCTCGAGTTCGTCCCTCCAGGACTGGCCACCGAGACAGTTCTGCAAGTCGTCGCGCTCTACAGGCGGGGCGACGGATGGCGCCTCGATGCAGTCGGCCAGGGCTATCAGGAAGGACTCGCGGCGTTCGCGACCGACCACGGGATCGTCGTCGACGATTCGGGCGACGATTCGGACGTGGCCGCTCCCACCCCGGCGCCGGCACCGAAGGCTGCACCCGCGACGAGTCCGATCTCGTTCGAGAAGGTGCAGCTTTCACTCACCAAGGATTCGCCCACACAGACCGCCCGGATCGATCTGCGTAAATCTCAGGGCGATCCGAACTGGGTTCTCACCGTGGGGCTCGAATGGGACGGCCGTGGTGCGACATACGACCGGAACGGCAAGGTGAAGAAGTACGGTACCGGCGACCTCGACGTCTACTTCTACTGTCGCAACGAGGACACGAACGAGTACGTCGTCATCAGCGGGGACCCTGGGCATCGTGGCAGCCTCGACACGTGGCCGCACATCCACCACTACGGCGACAGCCAAGGTCCGGGCCGAGGGAAGAAACCTGCCGTCGAACAGGTTCGAGTGCTGCCGAACGAAAACGGTGACCTTCTCGTCAACATCTATCAGAGTGTCGACAACGGAGCCGGCGCCATCGACAAGTTCGGTAAGCCGCGTGTGGCGATCCGTTACGGCCGTGCCGGCCGGGACGGTCTGCCCGGCCCGGATGCGGACGAAATCCTGGTGTACGTCGGCAACGGAAAGAACTCCTACTGGGCGACGGTCGCACACATCGATGTGCAGGACGGCGTTCTGACCGTGGACGGTGAGACCCGATACAGCAGATTCGGAAGCGAACGCATGCCGGGACTGGATTCGTCGAGCACGTGGGTGCGCACACCGAAGGGCGGACCGACCGGGCGCAGCAAGAAGCGGAACAACGGTCTCGGCTTGGACCGCTACAGCGGCATGTGCCCGAAATAG
- a CDS encoding response regulator — MTATADSGATWSSERLFAGPGDARERFRTTDWSATPLGPVESWPAELRMAVRTVIPSEVPMLLWWGPQLVQIFNDAMTPMLGDKYPAAVAQPAPECWHEVWDEVGSRVERAMDGTATFAENELLFMQRHGYVEETYWTFSYSPIRDESGGVAGVFVATTDITARVLGERRLEALSRLGTVVIVDSGASVVDTCRSAVEAFVPSRRDVPVAAIYLDSRILDDAPESTRWTRIASVGTRPGVSFTLGPDEDSALSEAAAASAPIVVSGIAEACPDLLDPRRALRDHPIDSVLLSPLRISGRDSPLGILAVGLSPYRVFDTAYATFLELVTTKISGLLSDASAMDAERRRADALAALDAAKTRFLETVSHEFRTPLTLLLGPLHSVLDGEPAVTEEQRQSLETARRAAIRLRRLVDSLLEVTRGEAYPTRAAVQPADPAALTSECVDLFTEAARRAGLSLNSRIADATAEHMQLDPQMWSHIVLNLLSNAVKYTHTGSIDVDLDVDEDDRLVLRVTDTGVGIPEAELDHVFERFHRVESAGGRSREGIGLGLSLVSDWVRALGGRMAVTSEVGRGSTFTVSVPRVLTPASKGAADRVPVDLSALYLGEADRWEPAPGRSREAVTESASPEGKAPDRPRILVIEDNRDMRDYLVRLLRHENWDVDAVGDGDTALDRIRSQPPHLVLSDIMLPGRDGVALLEEIRKDPATSRLPVILLTARAGAEAAIGGLRTGADDYITKPFHPDELVARVRVNLELSWLREQLLVTSERESDQLREALETRSTLSKAVGLMMATFRCDAETAFDKLVGFSQHRNVKVREIAEQIVGDYTASIADSSA; from the coding sequence ATGACGGCGACAGCTGATTCGGGAGCGACATGGTCGTCGGAACGGTTGTTCGCGGGCCCCGGGGACGCCCGGGAGCGGTTCCGCACCACCGACTGGTCGGCCACCCCGCTGGGGCCGGTCGAATCGTGGCCCGCGGAGCTGCGTATGGCGGTGCGCACGGTGATCCCGTCCGAGGTACCGATGCTGTTGTGGTGGGGACCCCAGCTGGTGCAGATCTTCAACGACGCGATGACGCCGATGCTCGGCGACAAATATCCCGCGGCGGTCGCGCAACCGGCTCCCGAGTGCTGGCACGAAGTGTGGGACGAAGTCGGTTCCCGCGTCGAACGCGCGATGGACGGCACCGCGACCTTCGCCGAGAACGAACTGCTGTTCATGCAGCGGCACGGCTATGTGGAGGAAACTTACTGGACCTTCTCCTACAGTCCGATCCGCGACGAGTCCGGCGGTGTGGCCGGAGTGTTCGTGGCCACCACGGACATCACCGCCCGGGTGCTCGGCGAGCGGCGGTTGGAGGCCCTGAGCCGTCTGGGCACGGTCGTGATCGTCGACTCCGGTGCGTCGGTGGTCGACACGTGCCGCAGTGCCGTGGAGGCATTCGTGCCGAGCCGCCGGGACGTTCCGGTCGCGGCGATCTACCTCGACAGCCGGATACTCGACGACGCGCCCGAGTCCACCCGCTGGACCCGCATCGCCTCGGTGGGCACACGACCCGGCGTCTCCTTCACGCTCGGCCCGGACGAGGATTCGGCGTTGTCGGAGGCGGCGGCCGCATCGGCACCGATCGTCGTGTCGGGGATCGCCGAGGCGTGCCCGGATCTGCTCGATCCTCGGCGAGCGCTCCGTGATCATCCGATCGACAGTGTGCTGCTCTCACCCCTGAGGATCTCCGGCCGCGACAGCCCGCTCGGAATTCTCGCGGTGGGTCTGAGTCCGTACCGGGTCTTCGACACGGCCTACGCCACCTTCCTCGAGCTCGTGACCACCAAGATCTCGGGTCTGCTGAGCGACGCCTCGGCCATGGATGCCGAACGCCGGCGAGCCGACGCGCTCGCGGCGCTGGATGCAGCCAAGACCCGTTTCCTCGAAACCGTCAGTCACGAATTCCGCACGCCGTTGACCCTGCTCCTCGGGCCCCTGCACAGCGTGCTCGACGGCGAGCCGGCCGTGACCGAGGAACAGAGGCAGTCGCTCGAGACCGCCCGGCGCGCCGCGATCCGGCTGCGGCGCCTCGTCGATTCACTGCTCGAAGTGACACGAGGGGAGGCCTATCCGACGCGGGCAGCCGTGCAACCGGCCGATCCGGCGGCTCTCACGTCGGAATGCGTCGATCTGTTCACCGAAGCGGCACGCAGAGCCGGGCTCTCCTTGAACAGCCGGATCGCCGACGCGACGGCCGAGCACATGCAGCTCGATCCTCAGATGTGGTCGCACATCGTGCTCAACCTGCTCTCGAACGCCGTCAAGTACACGCACACCGGATCGATCGATGTCGATCTGGACGTCGACGAGGACGACCGGCTGGTCCTGAGAGTCACCGATACCGGCGTGGGCATACCGGAAGCCGAACTCGACCATGTCTTCGAGCGATTCCACCGGGTGGAGAGTGCCGGTGGACGTAGCCGGGAAGGGATCGGATTGGGTTTGTCCCTCGTCTCGGACTGGGTCCGTGCCCTCGGCGGAAGGATGGCTGTCACCAGCGAAGTGGGACGCGGCAGTACCTTCACCGTGAGTGTTCCCCGCGTCCTCACGCCCGCCTCGAAGGGCGCGGCGGACAGGGTGCCGGTGGATCTGAGCGCGCTGTACCTCGGTGAGGCCGACCGCTGGGAGCCGGCACCCGGACGTTCTCGCGAGGCGGTGACCGAGTCCGCCTCACCGGAAGGGAAGGCCCCGGACCGGCCGCGGATCCTGGTGATCGAGGACAACCGCGACATGCGGGACTATCTGGTGCGGTTGCTGCGGCACGAGAACTGGGATGTCGACGCGGTGGGGGACGGCGATACCGCGCTGGATCGCATCCGGTCGCAGCCCCCGCACCTCGTCCTGAGCGACATCATGCTTCCCGGCCGGGACGGCGTGGCGCTGCTCGAGGAGATCCGCAAGGATCCCGCGACGTCCCGGCTGCCGGTGATCCTGCTGACCGCTCGAGCCGGTGCGGAGGCCGCGATCGGTGGCCTGCGCACCGGCGCCGACGACTACATCACCAAACCCTTCCACCCCGACGAGCTGGTCGCCCGTGTGCGCGTGAACCTCGAACTGTCCTGGCTGCGAGAGCAGTTGCTCGTCACGAGCGAGCGCGAATCCGACCAGTTGAGAGAAGCTCTGGAGACGCGCTCGACCCTCAGCAAGGCCGTGGGGTTGATGATGGCCACCTTCCGATGCGACGCCGAGACCGCCTTCGACAAGCTCGTCGGATTCTCCCAGCATCGCAATGTCAAGGTGCGTGAGATCGCCGAGCAGATCGTGGGCGACTACACCGCCTCGATCGCCGATTCCTCGGCGTGA